The genomic stretch GCCTCTGCTCCGAGTCCTCTCCTGGGGTTGGGCCCAGGCTCTCCAAAAAGCCTTTCTGATTCCCTTTACTGGGAAGAAGGGAGGACTGGGTGGAGCTCTGGGGAGTGACGTCAAAGTTGCCTTCACCCTGCTCTGACCCCTTCCTCAAGGGCTCTGGAGGTCAGGGTATTAGTGACCCGGCCCCTTTCCTTGGGGAAGGGGATCAGCCAAGACAGTAATCCCCACTACCTGGCTGTTCCTCTGGGAAAATCCCTAAATACCCACTTCCCTCCATTCCCACTGCTGCCACCATCCCAACTGGTTTTCTGGCCTCCTGCCCCGTCCCCTCAGGCCCAGCCTCCACACTTCCCCAGAGACCTGATCAGGACACTGCCCTGCTGAAAACCCTCAGTGGCTCCCTGTTGCCTTTGGGGTAGGGCCTACGTGCTCAAACTTCTCACGTTGGCTGCTTCTCCACCCTCATCACTGGAGTGATCCAGCCACACGTAGCTGCTTGTAGTTCTCTGTGCACCCTTGCCTTTGTCCAGGCTGTTCCCTCTGCAGGCTGGACCTCGTGAGCCCTCCAGGActttgctcagatgttgccttcTCCCTTGCTTACAGTGAATCTTCCTCATGGGGAGTAGAGGTGTGTGCCCTGAGAAGAGAAGGCCAAGGCCATGTGAGGGTCACCTTCCTTCCAAACAGCCCAGTATAAGGGTAACAGTGATGTCCCCTGGGGACTCTGGGTGATAAATAATGGCTCAACACACGCTGGATGAGAACAGCCAGCTGCACCGCTCAGAATAGCTCTCAGGCCAAAGGCAAGAGGCACAGGGCTGGAATGTCCCCTTAACTATGGTCCTGGGTCCAGCAGCCAAGGACCAGGACTTGAAGCTCAGTCCATGCTGAGAGCTCATTCTCAGAGGGGAGGGCTGAATAATGTTCTCCAGTTGCCCTGACCTCTAAGCCACCCTTGGCCAGGCAGCCAGAACCACCCAGGAAGATGCTGGAATGGACTGTGACAAGGAGGTGGCGATCACCCCTCCCTGAGACTTTTGTAGCTATCCAGCCCAAGCTGGAGCTGACAAAACAATGGCCTGAATAGCAGGCAGAGGCTTTCTTAGGCACAGTTGTACCTGGATATTTACAGAACCCTTATTAGGTTATTAGGCACTGCGCTACTGTTCTACTACTGTGTCTCATTTATCTCCACAAGAatgctatgaggtaggtactgtcCTGAGTGCTGTACGGAATATATCCTGTTTGCCACTCAGCTCTACTCTTCACTTGTCTTCACCCTGTGTTGCGCTCTGGGAGGCTGACTCGTACTGACTGCCTCAATGGTACCGActtgccctctggcttctggttgggtCAGCGGGAGCCACTGACAGGCAGGCAGGCAATGGAGGGAGGTACTTTGGTCTCTGTGGTTGGATGCATCCTGCAGCCCCTGCATGGCAACTCTACCCCTTGCTACCCTGGTGGAAGCCCAGGGTTTTTGCAGAAGCCCTTGTGGGTTCCTTAGTCATGTCCATACCTTTGAAAACAGTCCCTCTAGGAAATCCTAAGTTActcggtttgaatgtatcatcTGCTTCCTGCCCATTGATACAATTCCCTTGGTACTGGTAATGAAACTAAGACTCCAAAAGCTTGCTCAAGGTGCTGAAGTGGTCAAGCTATGATTCAAACCCAGGGGGCGGGGCGGTGGTGtcagcccagccccaggccctTTAAACTTGGCTGGCTTATCCATTTCCCAGAATGGCCACACGTGAGGGCAAAGGTGAACCACGGGGTGTTCTGTCTACACAATGACCAACTTCTCTCTGCTTGTGTTGGCTCCTGGCTCACTGGCTTCTGGCATTTGATAGTCACTAAATGTCCCCCTGGGTTAGTAGAGGCTTAAATTCCTTTGGCTTCCTATTGAAGTCCGACCTTCGCTGTCCTTGGATGTTGGTGTCCCCTAAACTTCAGGTCACTGCACAGTGCTGGGAAACTACCCCAGGGGTGTTAGGGCAGGAGTTGAGtctgtgtttctgtttccctCAGACTCAGCTCTTTGGGCTGGGCTGGGTCCTATGGGCTAATACAGTCCCAGAATCCTGCCTGGGGCCTGGTATGGAGAAAATGCCCAGGGAAAGTGGAGTGAGCTGAATAAACGCTTGGGGGATGCTGGGACCCCACAGCTTCAGAAAAGAATGTGTGGAGAGTTGTGAACATAGATAAGGAGTAAGAGTTTGAATAACTGGGATTGTGTGTACACAGGGTGGGATGTGGTTTGTGGATGGCAGTGATTGTGTTTACAAAGGTGGGGCAGTGTGACTTGTCCCTAATGGGAATGACTCTGATTATGTTTATGTACTCAGGGCAGGGTCTGGTTTTCGAGTCTAGAAGTACTCTAGTAGAAGGAGCACAGTGCCCTCCCGTGGCCACAACTAGAACCACATGCAGGTCTGTAGGctctgccccagcctccaccacCAATGCAATCCCAGCTCCTACCTCGGTCAACTCCAGCCCCAGTCCAGCTTCAGCTCCAGTCTCAGCCTCGGCCCCCACCATAGTTTCACCCAAGCCATGGAGATCTTTACCCCGCCCTCAGGGTCCTCTGGGTGGGAGTGTGGGAGAACAGAGGGCAAACCCAACTTGTATAAAACACAGCCTTTATTGATTTCAAGGCAACTGCCTTGGGGATGTTCCTAGGAGCTCATCCACCCTGCGTCCCTGGGAGAAGGGTCTGAAAGGTTTGGCACCAGATTTAGCACATTTGCAGGGAGGAAGATGGAAGCAAAGCTGCCTGAAGCTGGGGAAGAGGGCTTGAGGGGAGGGGAAAGGTTTCCCCTGAGGGTACTGGTGACCCAGAGGTTCCCTGGGTGTTTGGAGCAGGGATTGTCTTCATCAGAACCTCCTTCTCTTCCCAAGCTCACTCTCAGGCCTCCAGACCTTGCTTCTCTTGAGAAATGAAGACTCCCTTTGTGTTTCTGTGGCTTCCAGCACTCTGCacctgctgttctctctgcctgaaaaCACCTCTCATCTCCCTTAAACATTatttcctcagggaagccttgcCTGATCACCCCTCCTGGATTAGGTAGAAGCCCCTGCTACGAGCCCCCTAAGCCTCCCCTTGCACACATTTAGTTAATTCGCTTCTTTAAGTGTCTTTAAATGTTTGTATCCCCTGAGGGCTGGCACTTGGCCTATTTGCATATAGAAGGCACAGTGCCCAGCACTGTTGGATAGCTTAGTGAATTCTCGGGGGGTATCACCCAGTCTCTATAGGACCCCTCCACCTTTGCAATATCCTCATGCTTGTCCCTAGCAGCAGCCCCAGCCTCGCCCCCAGCCCGCAGTCAGATGGGGGTCAGGTTGGGTGCTGAAGCCTGTAGCTTGTCATCACCTGGGTCAGGGCTTGGCTCCCCAGCCTCCACCAACTTGTGGTGGCAGCGGCAGGTGGAGGCCCGGCTGGCAGAGGATGAGGGTCCCCGGGCCCTTGGGGGTCTATTCTTGTGCATGCCCTGCAGGATCCTGTGGAAGATGAGGTAGCAGATCTCGCAGACAGTGAGCATGATGCAGATGACTGAGGCGCCCACCATGAAGTAAGTGAAGACCATCTTCTCTGTGGGCCGGGCGATGTAGCAGTCCACGGTGTTGGGGCAGGGCTCCACACTGGCACACTGCACCAGGCGCGGCATGCCAAAGCCATGCCAGAGAGTGTGCAGCACGAAGAGGAAGAGGAACTCCATGATGAGCTTGAAGATGAGGCTGAACAGGTAGGTCCACCACAGGCCGCCGTGCTTCTTGCCTGTGTCATCGTACAGCTTGGCACACTGGTCACCGTGCTTTTGGCGATGCCTCCGCTCACGCTCCTCGCGGTAGGCCACATGCAGGATGACCAGCAGCGAGGGGCACGTGACGAAGATGAGCTGCAGGGCCCAGAGGCGGATGTTGGAGATGGGAAAGAAGTGGTCGTAGCAGACGTTGGTGCAGCCTGGCTGCTTGGTGTTACAGTCAAAGTCCTTTTGCTCGTCCCCCCACACGTGTTCTGCCGCCACCACATACACCAGCACCCGGAAGACAAACACTACTGACAGCCAGATGCGCCCGAACGCTGTGGAGTACTTGTTCACGCCACTCAGGAGCCCCTGGAGGGTCTTCCAGTCCATGGTGCCCAgtgggggggctgggggctgtgtCCACCTAAgggaatgaggggaaaaaaaattacgTGAATTATTAATaggtgacatttattgagcattcactgtgttccaggcactgttctttaTGTGGATGGAGTCATGTGTCATCGCAATGAACCTGTGTCATTCTTCCCAATCTACAAACAGGAAACTAGGGCAGGGAGAGATGAAATGACTTGCCCCAAGTCATAAAGCtagcaggcaggcaggaagggaaAGTGCATTTGTTAATGACCATAATAACCATTACTGAGCATTTGCTGTGAACCAGGTATGGAGCTAAACACTTTATGTTCAGGATCTCGGTTAGTCTTGATAATGTCCCATGAGATAGATACTATTATGCTCTCCTTCCACAGAAGGAGACGGATAAGCAAGTGAGATCATGATCGCAAAGCCCTTAGTATGTGCTCAATCAGTGCTGGCACATGTGACTGTGAAGTCCAGAGAGATCAAGTTACTCCCTTCAACCTAGAGCTGGAGTCAAGGCCAGGCCTATGCTGGCTGctacctcccctcccctgccccactggATGCCTGCCCCCGCCAGGTTCTCACAGGTGTTACCCCCTTGATGCCTCACTATCATCCTGTGAAGTGGGGTTATGAGCCCCATTCTatagagaggaaactgaggctcagagaggggaatcACCAACCCAAGGTCTCACAGCCAGTGGATGGTGAAGATGGGAGAGAAACTCAGAGTGGGAATGCCTTGGGGGTTATAGTCTGACTCCTGCAAGTTCGTCAGATCCAGGGAATATCTAGAGACAATCCCCCCTCCCTGTGCCACAGGCTAGGGGACCCCAGGCCCCTCCAACCCTGTTGGTTGCCAGGGTTTTGTAGTGAGGAATATGCTTTGTTCAGGCCCCCAAATCACACATCTCCTCCCCCTGTAGTGACTCAAAGGGTGTGGATGGGCAGGTCTGCCTGAGTGCACATGGTTTCTGTGTGCTGCTGTGGGTGTGGGGGTGTGCAAGCATGCACCTCTCCACCTGCATGGGTGGGCCTGTATGCACGCATGCCCGGCTCTGGGTCTGCCTGGGTGCAGATGTAGGTGGGTGTTCACTTAGAGCTGGGTTGGTGACTCTAAGCATGCACAATGCCTGCGTGTTCCCCCAAGAATGACCACTTCTCGCCTCTCTACTGCCACTGctctggtccaagccaccatcacccTTGCCCAATATTATTGTTACATGTCCCAGAAACCATTAAATTGGATCATGTCACTCCCTTGTTTAAAGCTCTCTGCTAGCTTCTCATTACACCTGGAATTAAACTCTAAATTCTACATTCTTATCCTCCTCTCCCATACTCTCGCCTTCCCTCTTTCTGACCCAGCCGCACTCCGTCTTTCACAGTACAGCCCTTGGGGGCTTTGTACTTATTCCTTCTGCCTGAGATGCTCTTCCTCTACAACCTCATATGGCTGGATCCTTCTCATCACTGAGGCCTCTGTTCAAACACCGTATCCTTAGACCCCATCCAAAAAAAGCCCCTGCCCTCCCTGTCACTTCACTCCTGTCCCCTTTATTTACTTCATAGCACTTGGTCACCATTTGAAATTGaagtatttatttgttattttttttcttcttctttactgtctgtctctctcactaGAGAATCAGCTTTGGGAGGGCAGGGGCTCCTCTCTCTTGCTCACTGCTTTATATTTAATACctagtgcttggcacacagtaggtactccAGTTaggtatgaatgaataaatgaatgaatgcggAGGGCTCAGAGAGGCAGCTTGGAGGGAGGGGCTGTGCAGTGTGGGCAGGAGCCCGGGGCGACGAGGCGCACAGGCTGGATGAGAGAGCTGGGGAAAGGACTCCCCTCCTCCAGAGAGTGGGGGAAAGCACAGTTCCTCCTGGGCATCCCAGCCCTCTGGGAATCAGTCTCACACGGGAAGGGGTGACTCAGGAAGACCTCATCCCTGTGAACCCTCCTCTTCTCCCCCACTCTTCTCCTTCTAAGTAAGTACCTGGCCTTTTGGAAGGGGCAGTGAAATACATATTGAACAATGAGTCACACCTGGTTTCAAACCTCAGCTCTCCATCTACTAGCTGAGTGACTTCCCAAAATTCCCTAATCTCTTTGACTCTATTATCTTGTTCCTAAACAGAAACAATTCCTACTTTCCTGGGCTGCTATAAGAATTATGAGACCATTCCTGCTCCAGCCTGCCACTCACCTGGTGAGTGTTCAGGAAAAGTGAGTTGAAGTTGAGGTTGGAGACcagactgccagccctgggaggAGAAAGGATCCCCCGACTCCTTCCCATGGCTGCCAGTCCTGGTGCAGCCCCCTCCTGGGCTCCTACCCTCCACCTCCAGCGGCTATCTGCCCAGCCTTGCCTGACATACCCCAGGGAGCAACTCACCAGCAAAGAATTTCCCTCCCAAGTGCAGGCCCGGGACTGGCTGAACCGGTTCTGGTCCATGCCCTGCGGTCCCCCAACCCAAGCTCCCAGCACACACATTGTTTCCAGTCCTTGGACCAGAATGTGCCCAGCTTTTGCCCTCCTGGGATGATGCCCCACCAAGGCTAAAACTATTGTGCCCCCCACCTCAGTTTCCCCCTAGCCAGGCTTGCAGAAGTGAGGGGTCTGGGAACCGTCCAGCAGTTGGAGTCTCCCACCCTGCCCAGAGTAGAGGCACAAGAAAGCCATCGGGGGTGGTGCTGGGATCCACCTCCCTATCCCTTATCCCCATCCCTGCCTCGCTTGCAGGATATAGCACCATCCCTGCTGCAGGAGGTCGCCGGGGAGCATCCGGGCCTTGGGGACCCCGCCCCGCACTTACCCGCAGCACCGCGGCCAGGGCGGGTCCGGGACCCCGCGTGCCCCAGGCTCTCAGCAGAAGTGAGGTAAGAGCGAGCCCGGGCTCGGGAAGTCAGCGAGGCGCGCGCGCGGCGGCGAGCGCACCCCGCGGGCGGCGTGGAAGGGGGAGTTCTTGGGAGAAGCCGGGGGAGTGGCGGGGGAGCGGGCCCCTACCGCGGAGGGTCCGGGTTCCAGTCCTGCAGCTGCCACCCTTTCCCAGCACCTACTTCAGAGGGGCTCTTCTCGCCTGTGAGCCTCGGTTACTTCATTTGTGAAGTGGGGGAATTGGCCCATGGGCAGGGCTACTGCAAAGGCTCCAATGAGATTAGGGGCGTGAAACCCTCTGTAAACTGTTAAGTGCAGTGGCCGCGGAACGGACTGCAATCGGGACTCGCCCACGCTCGTTACCACGGATACCGCACCAGCGCCCTGCCAGTCATCGCCTGTCATGGGACCGTGGGGGCACTCCTGTGGGCCTGCCCTCCCGGCGTCAGCGAGGGAGGGTCCTCGATAGCCATGCCTCGCTCAGACTCTGGCATCCTTGAATGAGGCACGCAAACTTCTGAGAACTGACTGGGGGGCAGACTGTGCCTACAGCTGAGAGTATAGGAGACTTGTGCATGAAAGGAGGGCTGGGTGGTCCTGTGCCTAGAggtgagggtgggatggggggaagtcATAGCCTGGAGTTACTGCAAGGGGCACACCCTGTGCCCTCGGAGTGAGGGGTGCACTCTGGGCATGGAGGGTTTGGTGACGATGTGGGGAGTGAGGGCAGATCCCCTGCCCGGGAAGGTGGGCCTGCGGCAGGGGCGCTACTGGTCTGGGGTCTGGAGATCAGGATGCTTTGTCTGGTTTACTAGTGTGCCGGTGGCTAGGAACCCAATGAGAGTCGCTGGCGCCCCAGCCCTGTCGGGGAAACCCCAGAGTCTCTGGCCTCCTTGGGAGTCCCGGATCTTAGTCACCATCAGGCTGTCTGGACCGAGATGGTGTGCCTGCACAAAGGCACAACACTGTTTGCCAGGGACTGTAGTTTATGTCTGTGGTCCCagcataattaatttttattatagacATTTTTATTATGTGTATAGGTTATATTCCCTTTTCTCCAAAGTGCCCCAGTTAGGGGGATCAATCATATGGTCACCCTGCCCATACTGAGTTGGGACCTGGGAGCCATCTGTGCCAGGCATGCGTACTTCAGGCTTTCTTCAATCCTCATCAGACCTCCCACTTTTACCAATGagaacactgaggcccagagatgttaggtgacttgcccagggtcacacaaaCAATGAGTGGCAGAGCCAGCTCTGGAGGCCTCTGCTATGTTGGGTCTCTGGATAGGTCAAAGCCACGGCCAGAGGCTGCCTATCACTCACCAAGGCCCTTGGAAATCTTTGCTGAGATGTGACTGTGCTGGGGTGGTCCTGGTGGTTCTGTGTATGGGTCAGTGGGGGATCTGTGGGGGTATGATGGTGTCCCAGGGAGAGGGAAGGGTCCATGACCCCACCATCTGCTACCTACCACCTATTGCTCTGCTCCATTTCAGAACAAAACTTGCTTTCCGCTTCACctcctatttattcttttgtccaTTGGAACAATGTTTCCATCCCTACCATGCCACGAAAAATGACCCTGTCAAGGTCACCAAGGATCTCCATGATGCCAAATCCAATAGTCATGTGTCTCCCCATCTGTGTTGACCTTCAGAAGCGCCTATCAGCTGATCACTCCTTCCTTCTCAGAGAACACTTTCTTTCCTTGGCTTCCTTGACTCTGCACTTCCAGTTTCCTTGTACCTCAGAGGCTTCATGTCTGGATCCCTGGTGTGAGTGTGTCCCAGGGCTCAACTTTAGCCCCGTTCTCTCCACAGGTGATCTCATCCAGTCCTGGGGCTTGAAATACCATCCACTCGCTGATGAGTCCCTCGTTTCTGGCCCCAGTCCTGACTTTTCCCTGAATACCAGACTTTTCCACCAACACTGCCCACCTACCTGACAACCAGCATTACCAGTTTCTTGTTTATCCTTCCTAAGATCATTTATACATAATCAGTGATATAGTTATTCTTTTTGCAGTTACACTTATGGAGATTTACTATGCATACTGTTCGGCAATTTGCTTTTTCCATTTAACAAAATTTGGACATTTCCCCTATCAGTAGATGTATAAttgtctccttttaaaaaaatagctgaatAGTATATATACtgtaatatatttaattaatccCATATTGATGAAAATTAAGACAATCTTACTTTTATTTCcaatctttaatttattgatttttattacaAACATAATTGTGATGAATACCCTTGGACAAGCAtcatttaacacatttttattatgtCTATAGgttatattcctagaagtggaatttttgGGTTAAATGTATatgctcatttaaaattttagtggGCACTGCCAAAATCCCTTCATAGAGATTATATCAATTTATACTTCCCTAAGACATGAGAGTACTCATTTCCCATATCCTCACCAACTGTTGTCAAACTTTATGATCTTTgccagtggtatctcattgtgctttcattttgtgtttctcttattatgagtgagaatgagcatcttttcatatgtttaagggccatttgtgtttctttttctgtgaactgtcctttacctttgtccatttttctattgggtggTTGCCCTTTTTTGTTATTGACTTCTTAGGAGCTCTTTATATGTTAAGGAAATGAGCCCTTTGTTATACAAATAGAAAGAGTATTTTCCCCCTGGCTTGACACTTGTCATTTGAATTTGTATGTGGAGTTTTTGCCATGCAGAATTAAGCATATTTAATGTAGTCAGAtgtatcaatcttttcttttatggcctTTGGGTTTGGTCATAATTAGAAATGCCTTCCCCACTCTGAGAATTGAAAAacctttttttcttctatgatttCTTCTAGTTAAAGCAGCATTTTAGTGACATAGATCAGACGTTACTCCTCTTTTAAATCCTCCCATTAACTTATTATTGCCTTTAGACCAGCACCCATTCTCCTGACCAAGCCTACAATGCCCTGAATGATTGAGTCCTGCCTCACCTCCCATCACACGTCCCCTCGGTCACTGCTCTCGAGTCACACTGGCCTCCTTTCTACTCCCTGAATAAGCCACATTCACTCCTGTCTTTGGGACTTGgcatttgctgttccctctgcctggtcTGATCTTTCCTGACTCTTTACTGGCAGATCCCTCCTGATTCAGGTCTCATCTTCTTAGAGAGGTGTTCCCTGGTCACCCCATCTAAAGCTACCTCACCACACTTCCTCAGCAGTAATTCTTTGTCACTTTCTCTGAAATTATCTCTAAGAGAGCAGGGAGCAGGTCCTGGGCCAGGAACATAGCAGATGCCCATAGTTactatttgtggaataaatgttgGGAGCACATAAGGTTATGTGTGAGAATTGTCTCTGTGTGTGTCAGATTGGGTACTTGTATGTTAAAAGGGGAGTCAAGTGgggagcgtgtgtgtgtgtgtgtgtgtgttttgacaTGTGTGGTTGTGAATGTGTGTGATTGTGGAGGTGGCTGGTATGGTTTTGTGaggtgtatgtatgtgtgggtgtgtgtgaggAGGTTGTGTCTGTGTGGGCAGTTGGGTAACATGGATGTGGACCAGGTGATTTTATTGCTATCACTCTGACCCTATCAGACACCACCCCTTATTCTAGGCAGCGGGTGGTGCCTTCAACAACTGGCCTTGACTTTTTCTGGGGTGGGCTGGAAGAGTCCCCATTCCAGAGAGAGGCTGTGAGAACCTTAAGCCCCTGTTTTCCCACCCTAAATTTCTGCTCCCTGAGTAGGGGGATGTATGGGAGATCATCTAGGCCATCCCCCTGTCTCAGGGCAAGGCTGTGTTGCACCAGAGCTTGGCAATTGCTCGTGCCACCTCTGCTTCCCTTGGGGCGTACTCCTGCCAGCTGGGGGTGGCAGGCCTTAAGCTGCCACGGCATCTCTTCCGGCCCAGGCCTCCACCCAGTCTAGTCTTGCTCCCGGGCCATCCTCTCTGTCTGGAACTCTGCCCAGACCTCAGGCCGGGTCTCCTGGGATGGGGCAGGGCCTTTCCTCTCAGCTGATATTTTTcccttgtgtttgtgtgtgtgtggaggagcCCAGGGCCTAGCCTAGGCTTGAAGGCCCTCTTCTCCCTTGAATAGAGAGGCAGTAGCCACAGGTCAGGTGGAGGGCTGGGGGCTTGCCAGCCTGCTCGAGTATGCCTGGGACTGGGGGTAAGAGGAAGAGATGTGCCAGGACCCAGGAAGGGGTGTTGCTTTCCTTCTCAGACAGGGAGTCATGGTCCCTGGCTGGGCTTGGAACTTCTGCCCTCACAACTTTATCCTCAAATGGAGGTAAGACATGACCTTATTGAATTGCTGTCAGGATTCATCCATTCCGCATGTGCACTGGGTCCCGCAATCCTCCTCTACCCAATgacctctccccacctcctcctcctctcttccatcATCAACCTTTTTGTCTTTACTGGATCTTTCCCATTACAATAAACATTCTGGTTTTCTccatctttaaaacaaacaaaaaaccctcccTTGATCTCACTTCTTCCAGCGTCTGCCCCctttctttgtcatttctttataGCAAAACTCAAAAGAGTTGTTTTTATTCATTGTCTccaatt from Choloepus didactylus isolate mChoDid1 chromosome 2, mChoDid1.pri, whole genome shotgun sequence encodes the following:
- the GJB3 gene encoding gap junction beta-3 protein, translating into MDWKTLQGLLSGVNKYSTAFGRIWLSVVFVFRVLVYVVAAEHVWGDEQKDFDCNTKQPGCTNVCYDHFFPISNIRLWALQLIFVTCPSLLVILHVAYREERERRHRQKHGDQCAKLYDDTGKKHGGLWWTYLFSLIFKLIMEFLFLFVLHTLWHGFGMPRLVQCASVEPCPNTVDCYIARPTEKMVFTYFMVGASVICIMLTVCEICYLIFHRILQGMHKNRPPRARGPSSSASRASTCRCHHKLVEAGEPSPDPGDDKLQASAPNLTPI